The proteins below come from a single Myxococcota bacterium genomic window:
- a CDS encoding VCBS repeat-containing protein gives MKLPLPRILAPLASAPIGVACTLFLAGVLAGCSESEPEPPPRATPPPVENPMLAEPRTENDQQRLDAVVRSEDLIEQMRAQLGELAFAIKNLQLPDARTRELFWPAVLEVWDLAPEPAESASGPALGAVGIAVRDWPVVGPKTVGTPDLDLWRPLLDGVARFEHAKLKIKSGRFVPGDPERFETDVKFTALAVLASGELSWVKSMQKMRWRPLPGKDVTKSENWRIESWELVDARRLDAPERLFEEVVDFALPSREARSRARFNIHERLVADRILASRAGKSFELPHDNFIDPANDRQPGVAVVDIDRDGFDDIYVMLRLGKNQFFRNLGNGRFEEVAGELGIDVDSYCSAALFADFDNDGDDDLFLGRTERRSLYFENVDGRFADRSGERFDVALPYFVSGLSAADYDQDGLLDLYVTTYSSLRQTERTLKGFLDPGEVAEVVKRRTRGGQNVFYDSAGPPNVLFHNGGAKGFTRVRSPGALASWRNSFQATWSDFDGDGDPDLYLSNDFAPDAMIRNDGEGRFVDVSEESGITHFGLGMGASWGDYDRDGELDLYATNMYSTAGTRITDQLTYLNPKIADATAGNYLYRNQSGSFEKVSERKPPGLAVQETGWSWSSQFGDVDNDGYLDLAVLNGFYTAPREVALSGDT, from the coding sequence GTGAAGCTGCCCCTCCCGAGAATCCTCGCTCCCCTCGCCTCGGCCCCGATCGGCGTCGCCTGCACGCTCTTCCTGGCGGGCGTCCTGGCCGGCTGCTCCGAGTCCGAGCCCGAGCCGCCGCCGCGCGCCACGCCGCCGCCCGTCGAGAACCCGATGCTCGCCGAGCCGCGGACCGAGAACGACCAGCAGCGTCTAGACGCCGTGGTCCGCTCCGAGGACCTGATCGAGCAGATGCGCGCGCAGCTCGGCGAGCTGGCGTTCGCGATCAAGAACCTCCAGCTCCCCGACGCGCGCACCCGCGAGCTGTTCTGGCCGGCGGTGCTCGAGGTCTGGGATCTGGCACCCGAACCCGCGGAGAGTGCCTCCGGGCCGGCGCTCGGCGCGGTCGGGATCGCAGTGCGGGACTGGCCCGTGGTCGGCCCGAAGACGGTGGGGACGCCGGACCTCGACCTTTGGCGTCCGCTCCTCGATGGCGTGGCCCGCTTCGAGCACGCGAAGCTCAAGATCAAGAGCGGCCGGTTCGTCCCGGGCGATCCCGAGCGCTTCGAGACGGACGTGAAGTTCACCGCGCTGGCGGTGCTCGCGTCGGGCGAGCTGTCCTGGGTGAAGTCCATGCAGAAGATGCGCTGGCGGCCCCTGCCCGGGAAAGACGTCACGAAGTCCGAGAACTGGCGCATCGAATCCTGGGAGCTCGTCGACGCCCGTCGTCTCGATGCGCCCGAGCGTCTGTTCGAGGAAGTGGTCGACTTCGCGCTGCCGAGCCGCGAGGCCCGCTCCCGCGCGCGCTTCAACATCCACGAACGCCTCGTGGCGGACCGCATCCTGGCCTCGCGCGCGGGAAAGTCGTTCGAACTGCCCCACGACAACTTCATCGATCCCGCCAACGACCGGCAGCCCGGCGTCGCGGTGGTCGACATCGACCGCGACGGCTTCGACGACATCTACGTGATGTTGCGGCTCGGGAAGAACCAATTCTTCCGCAACCTGGGGAACGGGCGTTTCGAAGAGGTGGCGGGCGAACTCGGGATCGACGTCGATTCCTACTGCTCGGCGGCGCTCTTCGCCGACTTCGACAACGACGGCGACGACGACCTCTTCCTCGGGCGCACCGAGCGACGCAGCCTCTACTTCGAGAACGTGGACGGCCGATTCGCCGATCGTTCCGGGGAGCGCTTCGATGTGGCACTGCCGTACTTCGTGTCCGGCCTCTCGGCTGCCGACTACGATCAGGACGGCCTCCTCGATCTCTACGTCACGACCTATTCGTCGCTGCGCCAGACCGAGAGGACGCTGAAGGGATTCCTGGACCCGGGCGAAGTCGCCGAGGTGGTCAAGCGACGCACCCGCGGCGGGCAGAACGTCTTCTACGACAGCGCCGGTCCGCCGAACGTCCTCTTCCACAATGGCGGGGCGAAGGGCTTCACGCGCGTGCGAAGCCCCGGGGCCCTCGCGTCCTGGCGCAACTCCTTCCAGGCGACCTGGTCCGACTTCGACGGCGATGGCGACCCGGATCTCTATCTGTCGAACGACTTCGCGCCCGACGCCATGATTCGCAATGACGGCGAGGGGCGCTTCGTGGACGTGAGCGAAGAGTCGGGCATCACCCACTTCGGTCTCGGCATGGGTGCATCCTGGGGCGACTACGACCGGGACGGTGAGCTGGACCTGTACGCGACGAACATGTACAGCACGGCCGGCACCCGCATCACCGATCAGCTGACGTATCTGAACCCGAAGATCGCCGACGCGACCGCGGGCAACTACCTCTACCGCAACCAGTCCGGATCCTTCGAGAAGGTCTCCGAGCGAAAGCCGCCTGGCCTCGCCGTTCAGGAGACGGGCTGGTCCTGGTCTTCTCAGTTCGGCGACGTGGACAACGACGGCTACCTCGATCTCGCGGTGCTGAACGGTTTCTACACCGCGCCCCGCGAGGTCGCGCTCTCCGGCGACACCTGA